A window of the Streptomyces luomodiensis genome harbors these coding sequences:
- a CDS encoding SH3 domain-containing protein produces MAIEEIAETADTRDTTGIAETAETAAAAVTYPIAPGYQVNVRSGPGTSYKIVKVLPYNSRVPIRCQRRGQKVSGPYGTSDIWDSIAAGQYVSDAYVKTGSDGFVTTPCG; encoded by the coding sequence ATGGCCATCGAAGAGATCGCGGAAACCGCCGACACCAGAGATACGACGGGCATCGCAGAGACCGCGGAGACCGCCGCCGCGGCGGTCACCTACCCGATCGCGCCCGGCTATCAGGTGAACGTCCGCAGCGGGCCCGGCACCAGCTACAAGATCGTCAAGGTGCTGCCGTACAACAGCCGTGTTCCCATCCGCTGCCAGCGGCGCGGCCAGAAGGTATCGGGGCCGTACGGCACCAGCGACATCTGGGACAGCATCGCGGCGGGTCAGTACGTCTCCGACGCGTATGTGAAGACCGGCAGCGACGGCTTCGTCACCACGCCCTGCGGCTGA
- a CDS encoding SulP family inorganic anion transporter — translation MRNSLLDRFRGAGGTSGSSGAGTFRADFTASLVVFLVAVPLCVGVAVASGVPAELGLITGIVGGLVTGFLPGSSLQVSGPAAGLTVLVYEAVEEYGVAALGVLVLISGLLQLGMGALGLGRWFRAISVAVVQGMLAGIGLVLIAGQLYALADAKAPSSGLDKIFHIPELIGDVAGSADALKAVAVGAGTIVVLVLWPRFRQGAKVLPGPLAAVALATAVTAIFDLPIARVEVKGLLDAVQPPGGSEFQALAEVGVIGTVLAFTLIASAESLFSAAAVDRLHDGPRTDYDKELMAQGAGNAVCGVLGALPMTAVIVRSSANVQAGAKTKASRVLHGVWLLVFAVVFPSALGIIPVATLAGVLVHSGWKLIPTKDLVPLWRTHRGEAIILIVTAGAIVVTNMFEGVIIGLLMAVAKTAWETSHVHVEVTGREDTDGEKPLHVRVRGNATFLRLPKLLDELESLPREREVELDLTGLRHVDHACEMALATWTERHNAVVKRDVAAGEERVLA, via the coding sequence ATGCGAAACTCTCTTCTCGACCGTTTCCGTGGTGCCGGAGGCACCTCAGGCTCATCCGGCGCCGGAACATTCCGCGCCGACTTCACCGCTTCTCTCGTCGTCTTCCTCGTCGCCGTCCCCCTGTGTGTGGGGGTAGCGGTGGCCTCGGGTGTGCCGGCCGAACTCGGCCTGATCACCGGCATCGTCGGCGGGCTGGTCACCGGGTTCCTGCCGGGCAGCAGCCTTCAGGTCTCCGGCCCGGCCGCCGGTCTGACCGTGCTCGTATACGAGGCCGTGGAGGAATACGGCGTCGCCGCGCTCGGCGTTCTCGTCCTGATCTCCGGACTGCTGCAACTGGGCATGGGCGCACTCGGGCTCGGCCGCTGGTTCCGGGCGATCTCCGTCGCCGTGGTGCAGGGCATGCTCGCCGGCATCGGCCTGGTGCTGATCGCCGGACAGCTGTACGCGCTGGCCGACGCCAAGGCGCCGAGCAGCGGGCTGGACAAAATCTTCCACATTCCGGAGCTCATCGGGGACGTGGCCGGTTCCGCGGACGCCCTCAAGGCGGTCGCCGTGGGCGCCGGGACCATCGTCGTCCTGGTGCTGTGGCCGCGTTTCCGCCAGGGCGCCAAGGTGCTGCCCGGCCCGCTGGCGGCGGTCGCGCTCGCCACGGCCGTGACCGCGATCTTCGACCTGCCGATCGCCCGGGTCGAGGTCAAGGGCCTGCTGGACGCCGTCCAGCCGCCCGGCGGCAGTGAATTCCAGGCCCTCGCCGAGGTGGGCGTCATCGGGACCGTGCTCGCGTTCACGCTGATCGCCTCCGCCGAGAGCCTGTTCAGCGCCGCGGCCGTGGACCGGCTGCACGACGGGCCGCGTACCGACTACGACAAGGAGCTGATGGCACAGGGCGCGGGCAACGCGGTGTGCGGTGTCCTCGGGGCGCTGCCGATGACCGCGGTGATCGTGCGGAGCTCGGCCAATGTGCAGGCCGGTGCGAAGACGAAGGCGTCGCGAGTGCTGCACGGGGTGTGGCTGCTGGTCTTCGCGGTGGTCTTCCCCTCGGCGCTGGGCATCATCCCGGTGGCGACGCTCGCCGGTGTGCTGGTGCACTCGGGCTGGAAGCTGATCCCGACCAAGGACCTGGTGCCGCTGTGGCGGACCCACCGGGGCGAGGCGATCATCCTGATCGTCACCGCCGGCGCGATCGTGGTCACCAATATGTTCGAGGGTGTGATCATCGGTCTGCTGATGGCCGTGGCCAAGACGGCCTGGGAGACCTCGCATGTTCATGTCGAGGTCACCGGGCGCGAGGACACGGACGGCGAGAAGCCGCTGCACGTCCGGGTGCGCGGCAACGCGACCTTCCTGCGGCTGCCCAAGCTGCTGGACGAGCTGGAGTCCCTGCCGCGTGAGCGGGAGGTGGAGCTGGACCTGACCGGACTGCGCCATGTGGACCACGCCTGCGAGATGGCGCTGGCCACGTGGACCGAGCGGCACAACGCGGTGGTCAAGCGTGATGTCGCCGCCGGGGAGGAGCGGGTCCTGGCGTAA